In the genome of Ptychodera flava strain L36383 chromosome 13, AS_Pfla_20210202, whole genome shotgun sequence, one region contains:
- the LOC139147471 gene encoding NADH dehydrogenase [ubiquinone] 1 beta subcomplex subunit 9-like: MSGRYLTHSQRVLRLYKKSLRHLESYCHARHKFRYHATLLRARFDEKKDEKDLVKAARYLQEGEEEFWKKQHPQPYIFIDSPGGTRFERDLPPPEWVLDYWHPSERAIYPEYFAKYEKRKQWEKDRWDRLIEEEKQYLSNKKGKESEV; this comes from the exons ATGTCGGGCCGGTATCTGACCCACAGTCAACGAGTTCTTCGTTTGTACAAGAAATCCTTGCGCCATTTAGAATCATATTGCCATGCAAG ACATAaattcaggtaccatgcaacgTTACTGAGAGCTCGTTTTGATgagaaaaaagatgaaaagGATTTGGTGAAAGCAGCCAGGTATCTACAAGAAGGAGAAGAAGAGTTCTGGAAGAAGCAACATCCACAACCATATATAT TCATTGACTCCCCTGGAGGTACAAGGTTTGAAAGGGATTTACCACCACCAGAATGG GTGTTAGATTATTGGCACCCATCGGAAAGAGCCATCTACCCGGAATATTTTGCCAAATATGAGAAGAGAAAACAGTGGGAAAAGGATAGGTGGGACAGGCTTATCGAGGAGGAGAAACAATACCTTAGCAACAAGAAAGGCAAAGAGAGTGAAGTCTAG